The following DNA comes from Mycoplasma phocoenae.
ATCAAAATAAAGTATCGACACTAAAAGTTATTTTATTTATATTAACTTGTACGTTCATAGGATTTGGTGGCGGTAATGCCTTATTGCCCATAATTAAAAAATATGCAGTCAATAAATATGGATGAATTACTGAAAGAGAATTTGACGATGCAGTCATAGCTGCTAATTTATTTCCAGGACCAACATCAGTAAAAACATTATCATATGTTTCAATGAAAACACTCGGTAGTTTTAAAGGCGCAGTAGTTGCTATATTAGCCTTTTTACCGCATACCGTTATATCATTATTAATCTTTGTTTTATTACAAAAATATGCACAAAATTACTTATATGTTATAACTGCCGCAGTATTGCCAGTTATTATTGGTGTTTTACTGAATTTTGGTTATAACTATGTAAAAAAATCACATAACGAAATAAGCTACAAAATATGAATACCTTTATTCATTTTTTCGTTTTCATTTTACTTATTAGTTCCTTCTCCATATAATGTTCCCGTTATTCCAATCATAATAACTTTAATCGGTATTGTAATTTTTGTATGTATTAAAAACAAAAAAATAATCGCAACTACTTCAAAAGACTCAAAAGAAGGTAAGGAATAATGACTTTATTAATATTTATGAGTGTATTGTTAGTATTTATGAGTACATTCATTGTTTTTGGTGGTGGTCAAATATTCATACCTGTGTTTTCATGAATTTTTACATTATTATCTGAAAATTTTGGGGCACACATAGATTCTGAAATAGCTGAAAAAGCATTCGCTGTTATGAATGCCACACCGGGTATCTTTGGAACGAAAGTTGCATTATTCACAGGTTATTTAATAAGCAATGATGCTACCCAAGAAGGTCAATGATGAGGTTTCATCACAATGATTATTACATACCTGTGTGCTGTTATACCTTCAATACTTATAATGCATCTTGCAATGAAGTTATGTGCGAAAAATAAAAACAACGTATATTTTATAGCGATAAATAAATATATGAAACCAGTCATGTCAGCAATTGTAATCGGTTTAGCCATTCAATTATTTATTGGCACATTATTACCGTACGTTACCTTCAATAAAAGCGATTCATACTTTTTGATAAATACCGAAAACGTCAAATCTAAAGTATTTTCTGAATGAAGATTGTACGCTTTATACGCTTTTGTGCCGATGGTAATTATTGCAACAATTGTTGCTCAAAGAAAAAAAATTCCGCTACTTTATACTATTTTAATTGCTATTGTTTTAGCTTTAGTAATTTTTCAACCATGATCAATTTAAGGGGTAAATATGTCTAAAATAACAACTTTAGAATACAAAAACGCTTTGTTTTATTTAACTAATTCAACCGGTATTGCAAAAATAGCGATAAAAAAATCATATTCGCAATCTTATTCAAAACATGTTTTAGCTAAAACCTGTGCCTTATTCAGTCCTTTAGGACAAATAATTTCCAAAACTGATGATGTCTTCGCGATGATAAAATCAAATGGTGCTATCAAGAGTTTAATATTAAATGTAGATACGAAGGGTAATGTAAAAACTTCCATATCCAATAACAATGTTCATTGAGATGGAAATTTAAATGAAGCATTAACTCAATACGCATTTGATCAAGGTTATTTAAGAATAAGAATTAGTGGAATTAAAAATTGAGACAGCGACAATCCATTATTATATGGAAATCTAGTTTCTGACTTAGCTCATTTTTTTAAACAATCTCAACAAATAGACTCAGCTGTAGAAGCCAAAATTTTATTTGACGAAAAAGAAGATTTAAAAGAATCTTCAAGTTTAATAATTACTATGTTACCCGGTGCTAGTGAAGAAGATTATACATTTATTGAGCGAATGATAAAAGAGCATCCATATTATGAATTAGGACATCGAAAATATTTAAATAAATTAAAAAAAATGGGAGCAATCATTTTAAGCGAAAAAGAATTAAAATGAAAATGTTCATGTTCGATGGCCAAATTAAAAAAATCTTTAAAAATGTTATCAAAACAAGAAAAGCAACAAATAATTGCTTCGCAT
Coding sequences within:
- a CDS encoding chromate transporter, encoding MPKNQNKVSTLKVILFILTCTFIGFGGGNALLPIIKKYAVNKYGWITEREFDDAVIAANLFPGPTSVKTLSYVSMKTLGSFKGAVVAILAFLPHTVISLLIFVLLQKYAQNYLYVITAAVLPVIIGVLLNFGYNYVKKSHNEISYKIWIPLFIFSFSFYLLVPSPYNVPVIPIIITLIGIVIFVCIKNKKIIATTSKDSKEGKE
- a CDS encoding chromate transporter, translated to MTLLIFMSVLLVFMSTFIVFGGGQIFIPVFSWIFTLLSENFGAHIDSEIAEKAFAVMNATPGIFGTKVALFTGYLISNDATQEGQWWGFITMIITYLCAVIPSILIMHLAMKLCAKNKNNVYFIAINKYMKPVMSAIVIGLAIQLFIGTLLPYVTFNKSDSYFLINTENVKSKVFSEWRLYALYAFVPMVIIATIVAQRKKIPLLYTILIAIVLALVIFQPWSI
- a CDS encoding Hsp33 family molecular chaperone HslO, which encodes MSKITTLEYKNALFYLTNSTGIAKIAIKKSYSQSYSKHVLAKTCALFSPLGQIISKTDDVFAMIKSNGAIKSLILNVDTKGNVKTSISNNNVHWDGNLNEALTQYAFDQGYLRIRISGIKNWDSDNPLLYGNLVSDLAHFFKQSQQIDSAVEAKILFDEKEDLKESSSLIITMLPGASEEDYTFIERMIKEHPYYELGHRKYLNKLKKMGAIILSEKELKWKCSCSMAKLKKSLKMLSKQEKQQIIASHNKLEVSCSFCNRTYKEL